In Danaus plexippus chromosome 14, MEX_DaPlex, whole genome shotgun sequence, a single genomic region encodes these proteins:
- the LOC116769480 gene encoding LOW QUALITY PROTEIN: probable ATP-dependent RNA helicase DDX10 (The sequence of the model RefSeq protein was modified relative to this genomic sequence to represent the inferred CDS: inserted 1 base in 1 codon), whose protein sequence is MKKDEKTGNVSDKKKKHHVFKHKKKKRAEEDSAIQYLQSQYSTINPEEIKTFKDLPLSQKTLKGLKDNNYITPTDIQRQAISYALQGKDILGAAKTGSGKTLAFLVPILELLFCKKWTRLDGVGALVISPTRELAYQIYETLRKVGHLHDFSAGLIIGGQNLKFERKRMDQINILICTPGRLLQHMDENPLFDCSQLQILVLDEADRCLDMGFQTTMNAIIENLPPKRQTLLFSATQTKSVKDLARLSLSFPTYVAPHEQANTVTPEXLQQSYIVCEIDEKLGILWSFIRNHLKQKVLVFMATCKQVKYTYDLFCKLRPGVSLLALYGTLHQEKREKIYEEFCRKSNVVLFATDLASRGLDFPRVNWVLQFDCPENVDTYIHRAGRTARGVFGKGEGLLMLLPHEEKIVDDLTKSKIPIKKISVDPSKLQSPQRKIESLLSDNTELKQTAQRAFVSYVKSIFLMKNKEIFNIQLLDTDAYARSLGLINPPRIKFMHKFNKSSTASNGTESRTTTTTDIIEKLEAKSVENEESDRTDSEKEDELKPISKAKIKKELPKFNFHDDNVDSDEESFLQVKKKNVDVDIPTPQTEETTTSKKKTKPLTKAAVAKKILKKKIKVNTTVKFTEDGEAIDDDKKDVKSELAKQFVNENVGGIDIEKAKEVLREEDKYDKQRFREKVKAKHKEQKRKLKNKKKEEEEGEKDEFGSSSESDGPDLSWLPDPDKVYDRNNEQQPESDEHSEGDDDDDDGGDDDDDDDNEDDDVDVGDDSELSDSEQKYHRPTKRKLVESKGIPQESINPRKIKKIEDVSASLSVQEAEALAMQLLKSK, encoded by the exons atgaagaaaGACGAGAAAACTGGAAATGTGtctgataaaaagaaaaaacatcatgtttttaaacataaaaagaaaaaacgaGCAGAAGAAGATTCGGCCATTCAATATTTACAGTCGCAGTATAGCACG attaatCCAGAAGAAATCAAAACATTCAAGGATTTACCGTTGTCgcaaaaaacattgaaaggTTTAAAAGACAACAACTATATCACTCCAACAGATATACAGAGACAAGCAATAAGCTATGCTTTGCAAGGAAAGGACATTTTAGGCGCCGCAAAGACAGGCTCAGGAAAAACATTAGCTTTTCTTGTACCTATATTAGAACTGCTGTTTTGTAAGAAATGGACTAGGTTGGATGGGGTTGGAGCTTTAGTCATATCTCCGACAAGAGAACTGGCTTATCAAATTTATGAAACACTCAGAAAAGTAGGCCACTTACATGATTTCTCAGCTGGCCTGATTATCGGAGGACAGAATCTAAAATTTGAAAGAAAGAGAATGGATCAAATCAATATTCTTATATGCACACCAGGTCGACTTCTGCAACATATGGATGAGAACCCATTGTTTGACTGCAGCCAGCtgcaaatattagttttggaCGAAGCCGACCGTTGTCTCGATATGGGTTTTCAAACCACAATGAATgctattattgaaaatttgcCTCCAAAACGACAAACCTTATTGTTTTCAGCCACACAGACAAAGTCTGTCAAAGACTTGGCTCGATTAAGTCTATCATTTCCAACATATGTTGCTCCTCACGAGCAGGCCAATACTGTTACTCCTG TCTTACAGCAAAGTTATATTGTATGTGAGATTGATGAAAAGCTTGGCATCTTGTGGTCTTTTATAAGGAaccatttaaaacaaaaagttttagtaTTCATGGCCACATGCAAGCAGGTCAAGTACACTTACGATTTATTCTGCAAACTAAGGCCAGGTGTTAGTCTACTGGCTCTGTATGGGACATTACATCAAGAAAAAAGAGAGAAGATATATGAAGAATTTTGTAGGAAATCCAATGTAGTACTCTTTGCAACCGATCTGGCTTCAAGAGGATTAGACTTCCCTCGAGTCAACTGGGTGTTACAGTTTGATTGCCCTGAAAATgtagatacatacatacacagagCTGGTCGCACTGCGAGAGGAGTGTTTGGCAAAGGGGAGGgtcttttaatgttattgcCTCATGAAGAGAAGATTGTTGACGATctaacaaaaagtaaaattccAATCAAAAAGATCTCTGTTGATCCATCTAAATTACAATCCCCTCAGAGAAAGATAGAAAGTCTCCTGTCTGACAACACAGAATTAAAGCAAACTGCACAAAGAGCATTTGTCAGCTATGTGAAATCTATATttcttatgaaaaataaagagatATTTAACATTCAACTTCTTGACACTGACGCTTATGCAAGATCACTGGGTCTAATAAATCCACCTAGAATAAAGTTCATGCACAAATTCAACAAAAGTTCTACAGCCTCAAATGGGACTGAGAGCagaactactactactactgaCATCATTGAAAAACTTGAAGCAAAGTCAGTTGAAAATGAAGAGTCCGATCGAACTGACTCTGAGAAAGAAGATGAACTGAAACCCATAAGCAaagctaaaattaaaaaggaacTTCCCAAATTCAACTTTCATGATGATAATGTTGACAGCGATGAAGAGAGCTTCTTACAggtgaaaaagaaaaatgtcgATGTTGACATCCCCACACCCCAAACAGAAGAAACGACGACATCAAAGAAGAAAACAAAGCCTCTGACTAAAGCGGCCGTCGCCAAGAAAATACTTAAGAAGAAAATCAAAGTTAACACAACAGTCAAGTTCACAGAGGACGGCGAAGCAATAGACGACGACAAGAAAGATGTCAAGTCAGAACTGGCTAAGCAGtttgttaatgaaaatgttgGCGGTATAGATATTGAGAAAGCAAAAGAAGTACTCCGAGAGGAAGACAAGTATGACAAACAGAGATTCAGAGAAAAAGTTAAAGCCAAGCACAAAGAACAGAAAAGAAAACttaagaataagaaaaaagaaGAAGAGGAAGGAGAAAAGGATGAGTTTGGTTCGAGTTCAGAGTCTGATGGACCAGATCTATCATGGCTGCCAGACCCAGACAAAGTCTATGATAGAAATAATGAGCAACAGCCTGAGTCTGATGAACATTCAGAgggtgatgatgatgatgatgatggtggtgatgatgatgatgatgatgataatgaggATGATGATGTGGATGTGGGTGATGACAGTGAACTATCTGACTCAGAACAAAAATACCACAG GCCAACAAAGAGGAAACTAGTGGAGAGTAAAGGCATACCCCAAGAGAGTATAAACCCTcgcaaaatcaaaaaaattgaaGACGTATCGGCTAGTCTTTCAGTACAAGAAGCGGAAGCCCTCGCCATGCAGTTGCTGAAGTccaaatga